One Pseudonocardia abyssalis DNA segment encodes these proteins:
- a CDS encoding LLM class flavin-dependent oxidoreductase produces the protein MAIEIGVFHNGASDLPVKHVQYNGDTVAVNDGDLPATHASAQRTIINQVRQGILADQLGFDYWFQTEHHFQPEGAELSPSPLLAETAIASRTKNIRLGQAANIVTWWHPIRIAEQAAMLDVISGGRLEFGIGRGYQPRENEVFGWAYGSTIQDQERNRAYFEEAYDIIIKAWTQDSMSHHGEFMSIPPSYTKWGHKQTHAYFSQEGMGRTLEQVLKLGAPDMYSAGNPVQATTTKLLEIPVYPQPLQKPYPQMWEPLTSPRSIRFAAERGINGYFIVEPNSRLKQNIDLYHDEAEKAGWPDRQDRGEFKRGWDAERRRGVVTCRYIHCVDKGLGDMDRAARALELQWDYYGPFGFAAVLAEADEPFYDLNMKVTAELLRDKKVAIHGSKQYVIDSIMEVKEQCGYDDFMFHTWFESAGFQGEEIEAQMQYFAEEIMPVLHRECGRIEREPSSVDLDVQPRVPVTA, from the coding sequence GTGGCGATCGAAATCGGGGTGTTCCACAACGGAGCCTCGGACCTTCCTGTCAAGCACGTCCAGTACAACGGGGACACGGTGGCCGTCAACGACGGTGACCTGCCCGCAACACACGCCTCGGCCCAGCGCACCATCATCAACCAGGTGCGCCAGGGCATCCTCGCCGACCAGCTCGGCTTCGACTACTGGTTCCAGACCGAGCATCACTTCCAGCCCGAGGGTGCCGAGCTCAGCCCTAGCCCGCTGCTCGCCGAGACGGCTATCGCGTCGCGGACGAAGAACATCCGGCTCGGCCAGGCCGCCAACATCGTCACCTGGTGGCATCCGATCCGGATCGCCGAGCAGGCCGCGATGCTCGATGTGATCAGCGGTGGCCGGTTGGAGTTCGGGATCGGCCGCGGCTACCAGCCTCGGGAGAACGAGGTGTTCGGCTGGGCCTACGGCTCCACGATCCAGGACCAGGAGCGCAACCGGGCCTACTTCGAGGAGGCCTACGACATCATCATCAAGGCCTGGACCCAGGACTCGATGTCGCACCACGGCGAGTTCATGTCGATCCCGCCGTCCTACACCAAGTGGGGTCACAAGCAGACCCATGCCTACTTCAGCCAGGAGGGCATGGGCCGCACGCTCGAGCAGGTCCTCAAGCTCGGCGCCCCGGACATGTACTCCGCCGGCAACCCGGTGCAGGCCACCACCACCAAGCTGCTGGAGATCCCGGTCTACCCGCAGCCGCTGCAGAAGCCCTACCCGCAGATGTGGGAACCCCTCACCAGCCCCCGGTCCATCCGGTTCGCCGCCGAACGGGGCATCAACGGCTACTTCATCGTCGAGCCCAACTCCCGGCTCAAGCAGAACATCGACCTCTACCACGACGAGGCCGAGAAGGCCGGTTGGCCCGACCGCCAGGACCGCGGCGAGTTCAAGCGCGGCTGGGATGCCGAGCGCCGTCGCGGCGTGGTGACCTGCCGCTACATCCACTGCGTGGACAAGGGGCTCGGTGACATGGACCGGGCTGCCCGCGCGCTGGAGCTGCAGTGGGACTACTACGGCCCGTTCGGTTTCGCCGCCGTGCTGGCCGAGGCCGACGAGCCGTTCTACGACCTGAACATGAAGGTGACCGCGGAGCTGCTGCGGGACAAGAAGGTCGCCATCCACGGGTCCAAGCAGTACGTGATCGACTCGATCATGGAGGTCAAGGAGCAGTGCGGCTACGACGACTTCATGTTCCACACCTGGTTCGAGTCGGCCGGCTTCCAGGGCGAGGAGATCGAGGCGCAGATGCAGTACTTCGCCGAGGAGATCATGCCCGTGCTGCACCGCGAGTGCGGCCGTATCGAGCGCGAGCCGAGCAGCGTCGATCTCGACGTGCAGCCCCGCGTCCCCGTCACCGCCTGA
- a CDS encoding CoA transferase has product MTPYDAYPTADGEILIGVQNDRGWRALVCDVLGSPALADDPRFATNIDRVRHRAQCDAALAAHTAGWTTAALEERLAAAGIPAAQINTTAQMVEHPQLRERDRWRTVATEAGDIRGLLPPMTFRDIELPMGAVPALGEHNDRILDELGLPPEGGRTDGSAGREPTADVDPDTAERTCSELLQ; this is encoded by the coding sequence ATCACCCCCTATGACGCCTACCCGACAGCCGACGGCGAGATCCTCATCGGCGTCCAGAACGACCGGGGCTGGCGCGCCTTGGTCTGCGATGTCCTCGGCTCCCCCGCCCTCGCCGACGACCCCCGCTTCGCCACCAACATCGACCGGGTCCGGCACCGTGCCCAGTGCGACGCCGCCCTCGCCGCGCACACCGCCGGATGGACCACCGCCGCGCTCGAGGAGCGCCTCGCCGCCGCCGGGATCCCGGCCGCCCAGATCAACACCACCGCGCAGATGGTCGAGCACCCGCAGCTGCGCGAACGGGACCGCTGGCGCACCGTGGCGACCGAGGCCGGCGACATCCGCGGTCTGCTGCCACCGATGACCTTCCGCGACATCGAGCTGCCGATGGGCGCCGTCCCCGCACTCGGCGAGCACAACGACCGGATCCTCGACGAGCTCGGCCTGCCGCCCGAGGGCGGACGGACAGATGGTTCAGCCGGCCGCGAGCCCACTGCCGATGTCGATCCCGACACCGCCGAGCGCACCTGCAGCGAGTTGCTCCAGTAG
- a CDS encoding LysR family transcriptional regulator, which produces MDAQKLQVFVAVAEELHFGRAADRLHLAQPYLSRSVRALEAELGADLFRRTTRKVELTPAGTALLPHARALLARTDEARGAVAAARDGRSGRVRISFAGPSAHVVVGQLLARCASSTH; this is translated from the coding sequence ATGGACGCGCAGAAGCTGCAGGTCTTCGTCGCGGTCGCCGAGGAGCTGCATTTCGGTCGTGCGGCGGATCGGCTGCATCTGGCGCAGCCCTACCTGAGTCGTAGCGTCCGGGCATTGGAGGCCGAGCTCGGCGCGGACCTCTTCCGGCGGACCACCCGTAAGGTCGAGCTGACGCCGGCCGGAACGGCGCTGTTGCCGCACGCGCGTGCGCTGTTGGCCCGCACCGACGAGGCGCGCGGGGCGGTGGCGGCCGCCCGGGACGGCCGCAGCGGCCGGGTCCGGATCTCCTTCGCGGGACCGTCGGCCCACGTGGTGGTCGGCCAGCTGCTCGCGCGGTGCGCGAGCAGCACCCACTGA
- a CDS encoding N-acyl homoserine lactonase family protein: MATPGTAKRMWALDSPTFTVDKSLLLLGAAGECTIPMPAYLIEHPKGLVLFDTGLVPAAATDPEGVYGPLAEHLGLRFSPEQTVDAQLDALGYKLSDIKYVIASHTHFDHTGGLYLFPDARFYVGEGDMRFGFWPDPAGAGFFRQADLEPLRGRNVLEVPGVDHDVFGDGSVVILFTPGHTPGELSLLVRLPGRNFILTGDTVHLRDALTTIAPMPHDADTVQALRSIRRLNLLRDSADATIWISHDPEDWAEFKHAPNCFE, translated from the coding sequence ATGGCAACACCCGGAACGGCCAAGCGGATGTGGGCGCTCGACTCGCCCACCTTCACCGTCGACAAGTCCCTGCTCCTGCTGGGTGCGGCAGGCGAGTGCACCATCCCGATGCCGGCCTACCTGATCGAGCACCCGAAGGGTCTGGTGCTGTTCGACACCGGACTCGTCCCGGCCGCGGCCACCGACCCCGAGGGGGTCTACGGACCGCTCGCCGAGCATCTCGGCCTGCGATTCTCCCCGGAACAGACGGTGGACGCGCAGCTCGATGCGCTCGGGTACAAGCTGTCGGACATCAAGTACGTGATCGCCTCCCACACGCACTTCGACCACACCGGCGGCCTCTACCTCTTCCCGGACGCCCGGTTCTACGTGGGCGAGGGCGACATGAGGTTCGGGTTCTGGCCCGACCCGGCCGGGGCGGGGTTCTTCCGGCAGGCCGATCTCGAGCCGCTCCGCGGGCGCAACGTGCTCGAGGTGCCCGGTGTCGACCACGACGTGTTCGGCGACGGGAGCGTCGTCATCCTGTTCACCCCGGGGCACACCCCGGGTGAGCTGAGCCTGCTGGTCCGGCTGCCGGGTCGCAACTTCATCCTCACCGGCGACACGGTGCACCTGCGGGACGCACTGACCACGATCGCCCCCATGCCCCACGACGCGGACACCGTCCAGGCGCTGAGATCGATCCGGAGGCTCAACCTGCTCCGCGACTCCGCCGATGCCACCATCTGGATCAGCCACGACCCGGAGGACTGGGCCGAGTTCAAACACGCACCGAACTGCTTCGAATGA
- a CDS encoding sigma-54-dependent Fis family transcriptional regulator — protein MLPDQAQTRQALERLLAQGLLATPVAQSGVRDVIERSWRRCVGAEVPIGRHDIPYVADVHDMAPRLHAAAAPVLDRLGDDLGDARVAMFLSDDQGRIIMRRAGEPQQLRILDNSCAAEGFDFSETSIGTNGLGTVARERRPLLVHGSEHYSELLGPLTCAGTPIFEPFTGQLLGTFALACRSDHASALMPAMATDVGRQIEGNLTAMLGAHERTLIQAFLLATRTDRQPVIVVTENTAFANTAGLVHVTPETHALLWCDLAESGLRAGRHRRVIRLAGGRADALVERVDGVGPTGPAFCVRLLQSPRSPEPDRPSDHRRRHRRAAPQAPLHPVPDISDQLRSAVGFREVLAVDGPAGSGKLTAAMAALAGATGATGAPPVVVDLARTDCPESLAETGAPAVVLHHVHDAPAEHLRRIRTAIEDSSVPVALTVDLDTAHHDVAAVVAALCTTVRLPSLPEMSAEVPRIVLQIVAGLPPGQRETRFTSDALQVLMRWPWPGNLAELRRTVEQLARRRAGRSISSADLPPRMQQAPLRGFGMIETAERDAIVSALHRFGGNRTQAAAALGIGRTTLYRKLQTYRIPTGD, from the coding sequence ATGCTGCCCGACCAGGCACAGACCCGGCAGGCGCTCGAGCGGCTCCTCGCACAGGGACTCCTCGCGACGCCGGTCGCCCAGTCCGGTGTCCGCGACGTCATCGAGCGCAGCTGGCGGCGCTGCGTCGGCGCCGAGGTGCCGATCGGCCGGCACGACATCCCCTACGTCGCCGACGTGCACGACATGGCACCCCGGCTGCACGCGGCGGCCGCACCGGTACTCGACCGCCTCGGCGACGACCTCGGTGACGCCCGCGTGGCGATGTTCCTCAGCGACGACCAGGGGCGAATCATCATGCGCCGCGCCGGGGAGCCCCAGCAGCTGCGGATCCTCGACAACTCGTGTGCCGCGGAGGGGTTCGACTTCTCCGAGACCTCGATCGGCACCAACGGCCTGGGCACGGTCGCGCGCGAGCGCCGCCCACTGCTGGTCCACGGCTCCGAGCACTACAGCGAGCTGCTCGGACCGCTGACCTGCGCCGGCACACCGATCTTCGAGCCGTTCACGGGGCAGCTGCTGGGCACCTTCGCGCTCGCCTGCCGGTCCGATCACGCCAGCGCGCTGATGCCGGCGATGGCCACCGACGTCGGGCGCCAGATCGAGGGCAACCTCACCGCGATGCTGGGCGCTCACGAACGCACGCTGATCCAGGCCTTCCTGCTCGCCACACGCACCGATCGGCAGCCGGTCATCGTCGTCACCGAGAACACGGCCTTTGCCAACACCGCCGGGCTCGTTCACGTCACGCCCGAGACCCACGCCCTGCTCTGGTGCGACCTCGCCGAGTCCGGACTGCGCGCGGGCCGGCACCGGCGCGTGATCCGGCTGGCGGGCGGCCGGGCTGACGCCCTCGTGGAGCGCGTCGACGGTGTCGGTCCGACCGGCCCGGCCTTCTGCGTGCGACTGCTCCAATCACCGCGCAGCCCCGAACCCGACCGGCCCTCCGACCATCGGCGGCGACACCGCAGGGCGGCGCCGCAGGCGCCCCTGCATCCGGTTCCCGACATCTCCGACCAACTCAGGAGCGCGGTCGGTTTCCGGGAGGTCCTGGCCGTCGATGGTCCCGCGGGCAGCGGGAAGCTCACCGCGGCGATGGCGGCGTTGGCCGGGGCGACCGGGGCGACCGGGGCGCCGCCGGTCGTCGTCGACCTTGCCCGGACCGATTGCCCGGAGTCCCTCGCCGAGACCGGCGCCCCCGCCGTCGTGCTCCACCATGTCCACGACGCGCCGGCCGAGCATCTGCGCCGCATCAGGACCGCCATCGAGGACTCGAGCGTGCCGGTCGCGCTCACCGTCGACCTGGACACCGCCCACCACGACGTCGCGGCCGTGGTCGCGGCGCTGTGCACGACGGTTCGGCTGCCCTCGCTACCGGAGATGTCCGCCGAAGTGCCGCGCATCGTCCTCCAGATCGTGGCGGGCCTCCCACCCGGCCAGCGGGAGACCCGGTTCACCTCGGACGCGCTGCAAGTCCTCATGCGCTGGCCGTGGCCCGGCAACCTCGCCGAGCTACGGCGGACCGTAGAACAGTTGGCGCGCCGCCGGGCCGGCCGCAGCATCAGCTCGGCCGACCTGCCACCGCGCATGCAGCAGGCTCCGCTGCGCGGGTTCGGCATGATCGAGACCGCGGAGCGTGACGCGATCGTCAGCGCCCTGCACCGCTTCGGCGGCAACCGGACGCAGGCGGCTGCGGCACTCGGCATCGGCCGGACAACGCTGTACCGCAAGCTGCAGACCTACCGGATCCCCACCGGCGACTGA
- a CDS encoding FadR/GntR family transcriptional regulator, whose protein sequence is MDGLDPSATRGVASEAPMYGRRQPRLPKASDVLADRLRGQILGNEMRPGEPLRSEATLIAETGFSRGTVREALRLLESDGLIEIRRGPHGGIRVAEPDLSQVTRSLALLLTLSGTTMRAFSEFRQLVEPAAAAAAARTATEEQRGWLLALANAGSPRNGSWEPSIEFHEALGVCSNNEIVRLVIAAFGQELTWHVPGEQLSLRDMEETRRAHRSIAQAVAAGDADRASKAMVRHLQQFERVLAANGRLDQPVLPPERWLST, encoded by the coding sequence GTGGACGGCTTGGATCCATCGGCCACCCGCGGTGTTGCGAGCGAGGCCCCGATGTACGGTCGTCGACAGCCGAGGCTGCCCAAGGCGTCGGACGTGCTGGCAGATCGGTTGCGCGGGCAGATCCTCGGCAATGAGATGCGGCCGGGCGAGCCCCTGCGGTCCGAGGCCACCCTCATCGCCGAAACAGGGTTCAGCCGGGGGACCGTGCGCGAGGCGTTGCGGCTCCTCGAATCCGACGGACTGATCGAGATCCGGCGTGGCCCACACGGCGGCATCCGGGTCGCAGAGCCCGACCTGAGTCAGGTCACCCGCTCGCTCGCCCTGCTGTTGACGCTGTCCGGAACGACGATGCGGGCGTTCTCCGAGTTCCGCCAGCTCGTCGAACCCGCGGCGGCGGCCGCCGCAGCGCGCACGGCGACCGAGGAGCAGCGCGGGTGGCTGCTCGCGCTCGCGAACGCGGGATCGCCGCGCAACGGTTCGTGGGAGCCGTCGATCGAGTTCCACGAGGCACTCGGGGTGTGCAGCAACAACGAGATCGTCCGTCTGGTCATCGCGGCGTTCGGACAGGAGCTGACCTGGCACGTTCCCGGAGAGCAGCTCTCCCTGCGGGACATGGAGGAAACGCGCCGCGCTCACCGGAGCATCGCGCAGGCAGTGGCGGCAGGCGACGCCGACCGCGCATCGAAGGCGATGGTCCGTCATCTGCAACAGTTCGAGCGCGTGCTGGCCGCGAACGGCCGGCTGGACCAGCCCGTCCTACCCCCGGAGCGGTGGCTGTCGACCTGA
- a CDS encoding sigma-54-dependent Fis family transcriptional regulator: MTILQHAVAHEREAFLDGCTPCAMRPEIAVSWRRCSYLDVPVDTMTPRYAPDFDHEAPLVRAARPVLDHVNERLGDLGISFLLTDASARILNRTSSNAHLLDRLDAVSAAEGFVFAEGDVGTNGVGTALELGRTVRVDGHEHYAGDLHEFTCVGVPIRSADRRLHGLLDVTCAADHDNSLVEYIAEQTAQQIEQRLWAQQSGAERALLDRFVAASRRVRHDFFVISERLLISSPRAAQLLDGTEQALVWDQVNRLLRSPDVSEAELELPDGRMVVVHGEPMCDGGDEIGAIVEIREAPRTESGSTGGGRTRTSGLPGLVGADPAWLRACHGIAARARGRVIVVSGEPGVGKTAVAEAVHRHLGGVGSLVVKDAESMTVDGPSAWMASLRSDLVGVPGTVVVRHVDGLSPAALRALTSLLHGVRVKGWCCLATAGTQPLSMTAGHDDQRCAAVVLPPLRNRTNDIPALARSFAAPTRLAPEVVSLLLRTPWPGNTRALRHAIDQALTVARGSEVHVGDLPDDLRARAYRRRMSRFEQAELSAIMDALSEAAGNKKAAASLLGISRSTLYRKLDAAGLDLT, translated from the coding sequence ATGACGATCCTTCAGCACGCGGTGGCCCACGAGCGTGAGGCATTCCTCGACGGCTGCACCCCTTGCGCGATGCGTCCGGAGATCGCCGTGTCCTGGCGTCGCTGTTCCTACCTCGACGTGCCGGTGGACACCATGACGCCACGCTACGCCCCGGACTTCGATCACGAGGCACCCCTGGTGCGTGCCGCCCGTCCCGTGCTCGACCATGTCAACGAGCGGCTCGGGGACCTCGGCATCTCCTTCCTGCTCACCGACGCCTCCGCCCGCATTCTCAACCGCACCTCGTCGAACGCACACCTGCTCGACCGCCTCGACGCCGTGTCGGCGGCCGAGGGCTTCGTCTTCGCGGAGGGCGATGTCGGCACCAACGGGGTCGGCACCGCGCTCGAACTCGGCCGGACGGTCCGGGTCGACGGTCACGAGCACTACGCGGGGGACCTGCACGAGTTCACCTGTGTCGGGGTCCCGATCCGAAGCGCGGACCGCCGGCTGCATGGCCTGCTCGACGTCACCTGCGCCGCCGACCACGACAACTCGCTCGTGGAGTACATCGCCGAGCAGACCGCGCAGCAGATCGAACAACGGCTGTGGGCGCAGCAGTCGGGAGCGGAACGGGCACTGCTCGACCGGTTCGTGGCGGCCTCACGACGCGTTCGTCACGACTTCTTCGTGATCAGCGAGCGGTTGCTGATCAGCTCACCCCGTGCGGCCCAGCTTCTCGACGGTACCGAGCAGGCACTGGTCTGGGACCAGGTCAACCGGCTGCTGCGGTCGCCCGACGTCTCCGAGGCCGAGCTGGAGCTGCCGGACGGCCGGATGGTCGTGGTGCACGGCGAGCCCATGTGCGACGGCGGCGACGAGATCGGTGCGATCGTCGAGATCCGGGAGGCGCCACGCACCGAGTCGGGGTCCACCGGCGGCGGCCGGACGCGGACGTCGGGTCTCCCCGGCCTCGTCGGCGCCGACCCGGCGTGGCTCCGAGCGTGTCACGGAATCGCCGCACGCGCGCGCGGCCGGGTCATCGTCGTGTCCGGCGAACCGGGTGTCGGGAAGACGGCGGTGGCCGAGGCGGTTCATCGCCACCTGGGTGGCGTCGGTTCGCTGGTCGTCAAGGACGCCGAGTCGATGACGGTGGACGGCCCGTCGGCCTGGATGGCGAGTCTGCGGTCTGATCTCGTCGGCGTGCCGGGCACCGTCGTGGTGAGGCACGTCGACGGGCTCTCGCCCGCGGCGTTGCGCGCGTTGACATCGCTGTTGCACGGGGTGCGCGTGAAGGGATGGTGTTGCCTGGCGACCGCCGGCACGCAGCCTCTCTCGATGACGGCCGGCCACGATGATCAGCGGTGCGCTGCGGTCGTGCTGCCGCCGCTGCGCAACCGGACGAATGACATCCCGGCACTCGCCCGATCGTTCGCCGCGCCGACGCGGCTGGCGCCCGAAGTAGTCTCGCTGCTCCTCCGGACCCCGTGGCCGGGCAACACGCGCGCCCTGCGCCATGCGATCGACCAGGCGCTGACCGTCGCGCGGGGGAGCGAGGTGCACGTCGGTGACCTTCCAGACGATCTGCGTGCCCGGGCGTACCGCCGCCGCATGAGCCGGTTCGAGCAGGCCGAACTCAGCGCGATCATGGACGCGTTGAGCGAGGCGGCCGGGAACAAGAAGGCCGCGGCGTCGCTGCTGGGGATCTCCCGCTCGACGCTCTACCGGAAGCTGGATGCGGCGGGACTCGATCTCACCTAG
- a CDS encoding CaiB/BaiF CoA transferase family protein: MTLPPELPLAGVTVVALEQAVAGPIATRHLADLGARVVKIERPGEGDFARRYDDAVHGLATHFVWLNRGKESLAVDLKSGRGRDVVRQLVARAEVFLHNTAPGVVDRLGLDAETLRAADPRLIVVNISGYGTSGPRKDRKAYDMLVQAESGMAAVTGTPETATKTGVPSADIAAGLYATTSVLAALLRRERTGEGAVIDVSMFDSAVERMGHPMYMQLYGGRQIPRMGLSHARRDHPL, from the coding sequence GTGACCCTCCCACCGGAGCTGCCCCTGGCCGGCGTCACCGTCGTCGCGCTCGAGCAGGCCGTCGCCGGGCCGATCGCGACCCGGCACCTGGCCGACCTCGGCGCCCGCGTCGTCAAGATCGAACGTCCCGGGGAGGGCGACTTCGCCCGCCGCTACGACGACGCCGTGCACGGGCTGGCCACGCACTTCGTCTGGCTCAACCGCGGCAAGGAGTCGCTGGCCGTCGACCTCAAGTCCGGACGTGGCCGCGACGTCGTGCGGCAGCTCGTCGCCCGTGCCGAGGTGTTCCTGCACAACACCGCCCCCGGCGTCGTCGACCGGCTCGGGCTCGACGCCGAGACGCTCCGGGCCGCCGACCCGCGCCTGATCGTCGTCAACATCTCCGGCTACGGCACCAGCGGCCCGCGCAAGGACCGCAAGGCCTACGACATGCTCGTCCAGGCCGAGTCCGGGATGGCCGCCGTCACCGGCACCCCCGAGACCGCGACCAAGACCGGCGTCCCCAGCGCCGACATCGCCGCCGGCCTCTACGCGACCACCTCGGTCCTGGCCGCGCTGCTCCGACGCGAGCGGACGGGGGAAGGCGCCGTGATCGACGTGTCGATGTTCGACTCCGCGGTCGAGCGGATGGGCCACCCGATGTACATGCAGCTCTACGGCGGCCGCCAGATCCCGCGCATGGGCCTGAGCCACGCACGCCGCGATCACCCCCTATGA
- a CDS encoding flavin-containing monooxygenase: MSTTTTPDIDAVVIGAGFGGIYMLHKLRNELGLTVKAFEKGGGVGGTWFFNRYPGAKSDTEGFVYRYSFDKDLLQEWDWTTRYLEQEAIEKYLNHVVDRFDLRRDIRLNTEVTGATFDEDTDLWTVTTADGATVTSRYVVNALGLLAKTNIPEIAGIDTFAGRAVHTNAWPADLDITGKRVGVIGTGSTGTQFIVAAGKSAGHLTVFQRSPQYCVPSGNGPVNQGEVDETKKNFDAIWDQVRSSVVAFGFQESGVEAMSVSEEERQRVFQENWDKGNGFRFMFGTFADIAINPEANEHAAAFIRSKIAEIVQDPETARTLTPTDLYAKRRLCNEGYYETYNRDNVSLVSITDNPIQEITPAGVRTADGVVHELDVLVFATGFDAVDGNYRAMDLRGRGGKHIDEHWTDGPTSYLGVAKSGFPNMFMILGPNGPFTNLPPSIEAQVEWIGDLIGDAERNGIRTVEPTQAAEDGWTATCNEIANFTLFPKVESWIFGQNIPGKKSSVMFYMAGIGAYRQKLGEVAENGYEGFEQKSKETAAA, encoded by the coding sequence ATGAGCACCACCACTACCCCAGACATCGACGCCGTCGTCATCGGCGCCGGTTTCGGCGGCATCTACATGCTGCACAAGCTGCGCAACGAGCTCGGCCTGACCGTGAAGGCCTTCGAGAAGGGCGGCGGCGTCGGCGGCACCTGGTTCTTCAACCGCTACCCCGGCGCCAAGTCCGACACCGAGGGCTTCGTCTACCGGTACTCCTTCGACAAGGACCTCCTGCAGGAATGGGACTGGACCACCCGCTACCTCGAGCAGGAGGCCATCGAGAAGTACCTCAACCACGTCGTGGACCGATTCGACCTGCGCCGCGACATCCGGCTCAACACCGAGGTCACCGGGGCCACCTTCGACGAAGACACCGACCTGTGGACGGTGACCACCGCCGACGGCGCAACCGTCACCAGCCGCTACGTCGTCAACGCGCTCGGCCTGCTGGCCAAGACGAACATCCCCGAAATCGCGGGCATCGACACCTTCGCCGGCCGGGCGGTGCACACGAATGCCTGGCCCGCGGACCTGGACATCACCGGCAAGCGGGTCGGCGTCATCGGCACCGGCTCGACCGGCACCCAGTTCATCGTCGCCGCCGGAAAGTCGGCGGGACACCTGACGGTGTTCCAGCGCTCGCCGCAGTACTGCGTGCCGTCCGGCAACGGCCCGGTGAACCAAGGCGAGGTCGACGAGACGAAGAAGAACTTCGACGCGATCTGGGACCAGGTCCGCAGCTCGGTGGTCGCCTTCGGCTTCCAGGAAAGCGGCGTCGAGGCGATGAGCGTCTCCGAGGAGGAGCGCCAGCGCGTCTTCCAAGAGAACTGGGACAAGGGCAACGGCTTCCGGTTCATGTTCGGCACCTTCGCCGACATCGCCATCAACCCGGAGGCGAACGAGCACGCCGCGGCGTTCATCCGCTCGAAGATCGCCGAGATCGTGCAGGACCCGGAGACCGCCCGCACGCTCACCCCGACCGACCTGTACGCCAAGCGCCGACTGTGCAACGAGGGCTACTACGAGACCTACAACCGCGACAACGTCTCGCTGGTCTCGATCACGGACAACCCGATCCAGGAGATCACACCGGCCGGCGTGCGCACCGCCGACGGGGTCGTCCACGAGCTCGACGTCCTGGTCTTCGCCACCGGGTTCGACGCGGTCGACGGCAACTACCGGGCGATGGACCTGCGCGGCCGCGGCGGCAAGCACATCGACGAGCACTGGACCGACGGCCCGACCAGTTACCTGGGCGTGGCGAAGTCCGGCTTCCCGAACATGTTCATGATCCTCGGCCCGAACGGGCCGTTCACCAACCTGCCGCCGAGCATCGAGGCCCAGGTCGAATGGATCGGCGACCTGATCGGCGACGCCGAGCGCAACGGCATCCGGACCGTCGAGCCGACCCAGGCCGCGGAGGACGGCTGGACCGCCACCTGCAACGAGATCGCCAACTTCACGCTGTTCCCGAAGGTCGAGTCCTGGATCTTCGGCCAGAACATCCCGGGCAAGAAGAGCTCGGTCATGTTCTACATGGCTGGGATTGGCGCCTACCGACAGAAACTCGGCGAGGTTGCCGAGAACGGCTACGAGGGCTTCGAGCAGAAGAGTAAGGAGACCGCGGCCGCCTGA
- a CDS encoding TetR/AcrR family transcriptional regulator, translating to MNGSEGSLSLRKSALLQAAADLFAARGYHAVSTDDIGRAVGISGPGVYRHFASKVELLTTLCDAAMDHLLDGSRAIVECDGARPAAIARLVEFHVQFAANERALLAVYLREQRELPVRELRQLRRRQREYEAVWRRAISAERADLAEPDVRAVVKVMLSMLNGTAHIRDSIPRARLVRLLEQLAAGALGGVGIDIGSGLAAG from the coding sequence GTGAACGGGAGCGAAGGCAGCCTGTCGCTACGGAAGTCCGCGTTGCTCCAGGCGGCGGCCGACCTGTTCGCCGCCAGGGGTTACCACGCGGTCAGCACCGATGACATCGGCCGTGCTGTCGGGATCTCGGGTCCGGGCGTGTACCGCCACTTCGCGAGCAAGGTCGAGTTGCTGACGACGCTCTGCGACGCGGCGATGGACCACCTCCTCGACGGATCTCGGGCGATCGTCGAGTGTGATGGCGCCCGCCCAGCAGCAATCGCGCGGCTCGTCGAGTTCCACGTCCAGTTCGCGGCGAACGAGCGAGCACTGCTCGCGGTCTACCTCCGTGAACAGCGGGAGCTGCCGGTCCGAGAGCTGCGACAGCTACGTCGCCGCCAGCGGGAGTACGAAGCTGTCTGGCGCAGGGCCATCTCAGCGGAACGTGCCGACCTGGCCGAGCCTGACGTCCGCGCAGTGGTCAAGGTGATGCTGTCGATGCTGAACGGAACGGCGCACATCAGGGACAGCATTCCGCGGGCGCGCCTCGTCAGACTACTGGAGCAACTCGCTGCAGGTGCGCTCGGCGGTGTCGGGATCGACATCGGCAGTGGGCTCGCGGCCGGCTGA